A genomic window from Nicotiana sylvestris chromosome 11, ASM39365v2, whole genome shotgun sequence includes:
- the LOC138880839 gene encoding uncharacterized protein codes for MRGAGRKDELLMAYFSQSLSGSTLQWYTHQDHNRWCTWDDLAQAFSRHFQYNIEIVPDRLSLTKIEKKPSESFREYGFHWREQVARVNPPMEESEMVEYFLQALEPTYFGHLISTIGKSFNEVVKMGGMVEKELKSSKIMSYSAIKATTQAIQNGIRGVIGKKKKEDVATIDSGSCEVKPVKKSTVEGSVNKLTKANGESSVLVKEGSPSDVAVKQEKSKVVVPGVANKPFIIVEGARTDPVIIKPVTQLPVISIKAIPWNYERLRKAKTSIDKPVLVKKAVIEEEVEEFLRKIKVQDYSIVEQLRKMPAQISLLSLLIHSNEHHRALMKILNKAHVPEKISVNHLEKIANKIFEVNRVTFSDDELPVEGTKHNKALYLTVKCEDFVVTKVLVDNGSSANICPLSTLNKLKVDDERIHKNNICVRGFDGGGKGSVGE; via the exons atgagaggagccggtaggaaagatgagctattgatggcatactttagccagagtTTGAGTGGTTCGACATTGCAGTGGTACACTCATCAGGATCACAACAGATGGTgtacctgggatgatttggcccaagcattctcccgtcatttccagtacaacattgagattgttccagatcgtttgtctttaactaagattgagaagaagcccagtgaaagtttcagagaatatggctTTCACTGGAGAGAACAAGTGGCAAGAGTTAACCCCCCGATGGAGGAAAgcgaaatggtggagtactttctgcaGGCTCTAGAGCCCACTTACTTTGGCCATTTGATATCGACCATAGGCAAATcgttcaacgaggtagtgaagatgggtggcatggtggaaaAGGAGCTTAAATCAagtaaaatcatgagttactcggctatcaAAGCAACTACCCAAGCTATTCAGAATGGTATTAGGGGagtgattggaaagaagaagaaagaagatgtggcaacaattgattcaggatcatg TGAGGTCAAGCCAGTTAAAAAATCAacagttgaaggatcagtgaacaagttgacCAAGGCAAATGGTGAATCATCTGTGTTAGTCAAGGAAGGATCccctagtgatgttgcggtgaagcaagaaaagtcaaaagtggttgtgccaggagtggcaaacaagcctTTCATAATTGTAGAAGGTGCCCGTACggatcctgtcatcatcaagcctgtaacccagCTGCCGGTAATCAGCATCaaggccatcccatggaactatgaacgg ttaaggaaagctaaaacatccatAGATAAACCAGTTCTGGTGAAGAAAGCAGTGATTGAAGAAGAGGTAGAGGAGTTTCTGAGAAAAATaaaggtacaagattattccatcgtggagcagttgagaaagatgcctgctcagatttcattgttgtcattgttaattCACTCAAACGAGCATCatcgggccttgatgaaaattctgaacaaGGCTCATGTTCCCGaaaaaatttcagtaaaccatctagaaaagatcgccaacaaaatatttgaggtgaacagggtcaccttctctgatgatgagttgcctgtggaaggtactaaacacaacaaagctctctatcttacggtaaaatgtgaagattttGTGGTTACTAAGGTATTAGTTGACAATGgatccagtgcaaacatatgcccacTCTCTactttgaacaagttgaaagtggatgatgagaggattcacaagaacaacatctgcgttcggggatttgacggtggggGGAAAGGTTCAGTTGGTGAATAG